In Longimicrobiales bacterium, one genomic interval encodes:
- a CDS encoding cupin domain-containing protein, whose product MAHSLLNPRVAVVAAFGCGILAIGACSPRPGPAPPAASAIVAAPATGLVLAETEGERRTRRPRPGGQRDTNTPVIIKVDGANGGSSQLFMGYEDIPVGESIQRHYHPHADEIVFIHRGRGVALLDDRPTDVEAGTTIYIPHGTRVELSNTGSEPISIAFVFADPTMSSWFRDGTVPEGQPAPAMTAADVAARRERHREHIVIEPR is encoded by the coding sequence ATGGCGCACTCTCTACTGAATCCACGCGTCGCTGTCGTGGCCGCGTTCGGCTGCGGAATACTCGCGATCGGTGCCTGTTCCCCGCGGCCCGGCCCGGCCCCGCCGGCGGCGTCCGCGATCGTCGCCGCGCCCGCAACGGGCCTGGTCCTGGCTGAGACAGAGGGCGAGCGTCGCACGCGCCGACCCCGTCCGGGAGGTCAGCGTGACACGAACACTCCGGTCATCATCAAGGTGGACGGAGCGAACGGCGGCTCATCGCAACTCTTCATGGGCTATGAGGACATCCCGGTCGGCGAGTCGATCCAGCGTCACTACCACCCGCACGCCGATGAGATCGTCTTCATTCATCGTGGCCGCGGCGTCGCATTGCTGGACGACCGACCCACGGACGTCGAAGCAGGGACCACGATCTACATTCCTCACGGCACACGCGTCGAGTTGAGCAACACCGGCTCCGAACCCATCAGCATCGCCTTCGTATTTGCTGACCCGACCATGTCGAGCTGGTTCCGAGACGGGACCGTGCCCGAAGGGCAGCCCGCGCCGGCGATGACAGCCGCGGACGTCGCGGCGCGTCGGGAGCGCCACCGTGAGCACATCGTGATCGAGCCCAGGTGA
- a CDS encoding oxygenase MpaB family protein has product MIAYDHAPAVELQRDQADFADRGSVVRRIWGDGDMVLMVFAGAAAEFALNRAVDWLFFTGKLPADPINRLFSTAGYSQHIVFADTATAARTLDRIRAIHEAVERERGQKIPDWAHRDVLYMLIDYSEKAHELFARPLTADERRDLYDVFYRVGVGLRIPDLPVTYEEWRSDREHHLRRDLLNGPGTQALYAQYRKHLGAWRYHLLRRIQAMLVPAHVRRLLGLKSAAWLRPVARCYPLLVRAGLRPMIEWLLMPAEHLPAVRRLHHTEHLRTRRGT; this is encoded by the coding sequence GTGATTGCATACGACCACGCCCCCGCCGTGGAGCTCCAGCGCGATCAGGCAGATTTCGCCGATCGTGGATCCGTCGTCCGGAGGATCTGGGGCGACGGCGACATGGTGCTCATGGTCTTCGCCGGCGCTGCGGCCGAGTTCGCGCTCAACCGCGCGGTGGACTGGCTGTTCTTCACGGGGAAGCTGCCGGCCGATCCCATCAACCGGCTTTTCTCCACGGCCGGCTATTCGCAGCACATCGTCTTTGCCGATACAGCGACGGCCGCGCGCACGCTCGATCGCATCCGTGCGATTCACGAGGCGGTCGAGCGCGAGCGCGGGCAGAAGATCCCCGACTGGGCTCATCGCGACGTGCTCTACATGCTCATCGACTATTCGGAGAAGGCGCATGAGCTGTTCGCGCGGCCGCTGACGGCGGACGAGCGGCGCGACCTGTATGACGTCTTCTACCGCGTGGGCGTCGGACTGCGGATCCCGGACCTCCCGGTGACGTACGAAGAGTGGAGGTCGGATCGCGAGCACCACCTGCGCCGCGATCTGCTGAATGGTCCGGGCACACAGGCGTTGTATGCGCAGTACCGGAAACACCTCGGCGCGTGGCGGTATCATCTGCTGCGGCGCATCCAGGCGATGCTGGTTCCCGCGCATGTCCGTCGGCTGCTGGGCCTGAAGTCTGCCGCGTGGCTGCGGCCGGTTGCGCGCTGCTACCCGCTCCTCGTGCGCGCGGGATTGCGCCCGATGATCGAGTGGCTGCTGATGCCTGCGGAGCATCTGCCTGCCGTGCGGCGACTGCATCACACTGAACACCTCCGCACCCGTCGCGGAACATGA